From a region of the Polynucleobacter corsicus genome:
- the fcl gene encoding GDP-L-fucose synthase: protein MQVDLNQKIYVAGHRGMVGSAIVRNLQSKGYQNIVMRAHAELDLTNQAQVHAFFESEKPAQVYLAAAKVGGIHANNTYPAEFIYQNLMMEANVIHQAFEAGVKKLLFLGSSCIYPKLAPQPMREDVLLTGKLEETNEPYAIAKITGIKWCESYNRQYGLSHEIDYRSVMPTNLYGSGDNYHPENSHVIPALIRRFHEAKLANAPEVIIWGTGTPRREFLYVDDMAAASVFVMDLEKATYDQHTEPMQSHINVGFGSDVTIAELARSIAKATGYQGQIVFDPSKPDGAPRKWMDSSRLNKLGWRATIGLEHGLKLAYQDCVWRHNVAPY from the coding sequence ATGCAAGTTGATCTGAATCAAAAAATTTATGTTGCAGGCCATCGCGGCATGGTGGGATCTGCCATAGTGCGTAACTTGCAGTCTAAGGGTTACCAAAATATTGTCATGAGAGCTCATGCAGAGTTAGATCTAACAAATCAAGCACAGGTGCATGCTTTTTTTGAATCTGAAAAGCCTGCTCAAGTGTATTTGGCGGCTGCGAAAGTAGGGGGCATCCATGCAAATAACACTTACCCGGCGGAATTCATTTATCAAAACCTCATGATGGAGGCTAATGTTATTCATCAAGCATTTGAGGCAGGGGTGAAAAAACTCTTGTTTTTGGGATCCAGCTGTATCTACCCTAAGTTAGCTCCACAGCCAATGAGGGAAGATGTATTGCTCACTGGAAAATTGGAAGAAACGAATGAGCCTTATGCAATTGCTAAGATTACAGGAATTAAATGGTGCGAGAGTTATAACCGTCAGTATGGTCTGAGCCACGAAATTGATTACCGATCCGTAATGCCAACCAATTTATACGGCTCTGGGGATAACTACCACCCAGAAAATAGTCATGTGATACCAGCCCTTATTAGGAGGTTTCATGAGGCAAAGCTTGCTAATGCCCCCGAAGTCATTATCTGGGGTACAGGCACCCCAAGACGTGAGTTTTTATATGTGGATGATATGGCCGCTGCCTCAGTCTTTGTGATGGACCTAGAAAAAGCCACCTATGATCAACACACAGAGCCCATGCAAAGCCACATTAATGTGGGGTTTGGATCAGATGTCACGATTGCAGAGCTGGCACGCTCCATAGCTAAGGCTACTGGCTACCAAGGTCAAATTGTGTTTGACCCCTCAAAACCAGATGGCGCACCCAGAAAGTGGATGGATTCTTCCAGATTAAATAAATTAGGCTGGAGGGCTACCATTGGCCTAGAGCATGGCCTGAAGTTGGCTTACCAGGATTGCGTATGGCGACACAATGTAGCCCCTTATTAA
- a CDS encoding Wzz/FepE/Etk N-terminal domain-containing protein, producing MSQNQSANKQSGQDSDVEAEISLLDILHFLKSAYKTIFIFGAFGIALAIAYLAITPKQYEATAQIVMAQIGAASNNNNNINPMGVNIEEPSLLIARMSSPTSFTAEVTSICGMEGQENAPLALSKSIKLTVPKLVANVVELKTFGETPQSAQECNVAVFELIKASQTQIVAPYVADAKVKLDDDIERLAKARDLVNKANKSGSDMSAAYLSTRDEINYLLDEITALKTVVVFNKSKGTRLIAPIYASDVPVAPKKRMVLTAGFFGGLFLGLLIALGRQLNLKIKGEEGRA from the coding sequence ATGAGCCAAAACCAATCCGCAAATAAACAAAGCGGTCAAGATTCTGATGTTGAGGCAGAGATCTCTCTGCTGGACATCCTACACTTTCTTAAAAGCGCCTACAAAACCATCTTCATTTTTGGCGCATTCGGAATTGCCTTGGCAATAGCCTATTTAGCCATTACCCCCAAGCAGTATGAGGCGACGGCTCAAATCGTCATGGCGCAAATTGGTGCTGCTAGTAACAATAACAACAATATTAATCCAATGGGCGTCAATATCGAGGAGCCATCACTTCTGATTGCCCGCATGTCCTCGCCAACCAGCTTCACAGCAGAAGTCACAAGTATTTGCGGTATGGAGGGTCAAGAAAATGCCCCGCTGGCGCTCAGTAAGTCGATTAAGTTAACGGTCCCCAAGTTAGTGGCTAACGTGGTCGAGCTCAAAACCTTTGGTGAAACTCCCCAATCAGCCCAAGAATGCAATGTAGCGGTGTTTGAGCTCATCAAAGCCAGTCAGACTCAAATTGTGGCCCCCTATGTTGCTGACGCAAAAGTGAAATTAGATGATGACATTGAGCGCCTAGCCAAGGCTAGGGATCTAGTCAATAAGGCCAATAAGTCAGGCTCTGATATGAGCGCAGCCTACCTCTCAACCCGAGATGAAATCAACTACTTGCTAGATGAGATCACGGCGCTGAAAACGGTGGTTGTATTCAATAAAAGTAAAGGTACCCGCCTGATTGCTCCCATCTATGCCAGTGATGTGCCAGTTGCACCTAAAAAAAGGATGGTTCTTACTGCTGGTTTCTTTGGCGGACTCTTCTTGGGTCTACTAATTGCGCTGGGTCGCCAACTGAATCTCAAGATTAAGGGCGAAGAGGGTAGAGCATGA
- the galE gene encoding UDP-glucose 4-epimerase GalE, producing the protein MNILLTGGAGYIGSHTAVVLSQAGHEVVLLDNFCNSSPSVLERLQKILGKALPCVEADVRNTDAVERVLREYKIDAVIHFAGLKAVGESVANPVLYYANNVQGSISLLQAMQKVGVKTLVFSSSATVYGEPQYLPYDEDHPTKPMNPYGQSKLQTEKILRDLAISDADWKITSLRYFNPVGAHESGLIGEDPNGIPNNLMPYIAKVASGELPHLNIFGDDYETRDGTGERDYIHVMDLAEGHEAAISYLENCCRGFEVINLGTGKSVSVLELISAYEEVIGCKIKKFITKKRPGDLPVYYAQANKAKKLLNWIAIRSVGDICETTQRFSAAKIIA; encoded by the coding sequence GTGAATATTTTGTTAACCGGTGGTGCTGGGTATATTGGTAGTCATACCGCAGTGGTGCTATCGCAGGCCGGTCACGAGGTGGTGCTTTTGGATAACTTTTGCAATAGTAGTCCGAGTGTTCTGGAGCGTCTTCAAAAAATTTTAGGCAAAGCACTTCCTTGTGTTGAGGCCGATGTTCGTAATACGGATGCGGTTGAAAGAGTTTTACGTGAATACAAGATCGATGCCGTGATCCACTTTGCGGGATTAAAGGCGGTAGGCGAATCTGTGGCTAACCCTGTTTTGTATTACGCCAATAATGTTCAAGGTTCAATTAGTCTTCTACAGGCCATGCAAAAGGTTGGCGTAAAAACCTTGGTATTTAGCTCAAGTGCTACTGTTTATGGTGAGCCCCAGTACTTACCATACGATGAAGACCACCCAACAAAACCCATGAATCCCTATGGGCAATCAAAGTTGCAGACTGAGAAAATTCTTCGGGATTTAGCTATCTCGGATGCTGATTGGAAGATTACAAGTTTGCGGTATTTCAATCCAGTGGGGGCGCATGAATCTGGCCTCATTGGTGAGGATCCCAATGGTATTCCAAATAACTTGATGCCATATATTGCAAAGGTGGCGTCTGGTGAGCTTCCCCATTTAAATATATTTGGGGATGATTATGAAACTCGCGATGGCACTGGGGAGCGAGACTATATACATGTGATGGATTTAGCTGAGGGTCATGAGGCAGCGATATCCTATTTAGAAAATTGCTGCCGAGGATTTGAGGTAATAAATTTAGGCACAGGAAAATCGGTTAGCGTCTTAGAGCTAATCTCGGCCTATGAGGAGGTGATTGGATGCAAAATTAAAAAATTTATAACTAAAAAGCGTCCAGGAGATTTGCCCGTTTACTATGCTCAGGCTAATAAAGCTAAAAAATTATTAAATTGGATAGCAATTCGTTCGGTTGGGGATATCTGCGAAACAACGCAGAGATTTAGCGCTGCCAAAATCATTGCATGA
- a CDS encoding glycosyltransferase family 4 protein — protein sequence MKLCLVCLASTQSGWTDHFATICSGLAERGHQLRVYVSQATMRSMELAAIGNIQIVEYDKNRFINSLKEIFKLIIKINSSDDQILCVYGEGPQHALVCLFSRIPLVSHIADPISHLGVKWRERVVFHITKVLMIISAKKVFFASSEVVESAIKAFPLLNFFGGLRSKFDIVKFANLIQFEPAAELIQSRANGIKNWDFIYFGRMEVYKGLPIFFESINILLNDGYSPRILLISKDLEGSKVPYICQQISSYLSHEELGSYLAQSICAVFPYLDANGSHTVQISNSFGAPVIASCVGSFASYVQDGVNGVLVEPGNPSDLAEALKNVIDNNNYFLRDFALKKWAEDFFSNKKSTLQLENIFQKVLD from the coding sequence ATGAAATTATGCTTAGTCTGCTTGGCGTCGACCCAAAGTGGTTGGACTGACCATTTTGCCACCATCTGCTCTGGTCTCGCGGAGCGAGGGCACCAACTCCGAGTATATGTTTCCCAGGCAACAATGAGGTCAATGGAATTGGCAGCAATAGGTAATATTCAGATCGTTGAATATGATAAAAATAGATTTATAAATAGTTTAAAGGAAATTTTTAAATTAATTATTAAGATAAACTCTAGTGATGACCAAATATTATGCGTTTATGGTGAAGGGCCACAACACGCATTGGTTTGCCTTTTTTCTAGAATTCCACTCGTATCCCATATTGCGGATCCTATATCCCATTTAGGTGTCAAGTGGCGCGAGAGAGTAGTATTCCATATTACAAAAGTATTGATGATCATATCTGCCAAAAAAGTTTTTTTTGCTAGCAGTGAGGTGGTTGAATCTGCAATTAAGGCTTTTCCTTTGCTAAATTTTTTTGGCGGCTTAAGGAGTAAGTTTGATATTGTGAAGTTTGCAAATTTAATACAATTTGAACCGGCAGCCGAGTTAATTCAAAGTAGAGCAAACGGTATTAAAAATTGGGATTTTATTTATTTCGGAAGAATGGAGGTGTATAAAGGCCTGCCCATTTTTTTTGAGAGTATTAATATTCTTCTCAATGATGGATATAGCCCACGCATACTTCTTATCTCTAAGGATTTAGAGGGATCTAAGGTGCCGTATATCTGTCAACAAATAAGCTCTTACCTATCTCACGAAGAGCTCGGTAGTTATTTGGCTCAGAGTATTTGCGCAGTATTTCCATATTTAGATGCAAACGGCAGTCATACAGTTCAAATATCAAATTCTTTTGGGGCACCAGTGATTGCTTCTTGCGTCGGTAGCTTTGCAAGTTATGTCCAAGATGGAGTCAATGGAGTTTTGGTGGAACCAGGAAATCCATCTGATTTGGCTGAAGCGCTAAAAAATGTAATTGATAATAATAATTATTTTCTAAGAGACTTTGCATTAAAAAAATGGGCTGAAGATTTCTTTTCGAACAAAAAAAGTACCCTCCAGTTAGAAAATATTTTTCAAAAAGTTCTTGATTAG
- a CDS encoding class I SAM-dependent methyltransferase: MAKFSKSKGGGYGNILQNLFKNKYLNRFVEYIYPPAPIVNCIPKKKINKIRESIFKSENKILDIGSGIRRGVGARIWRGGASENCQVVTLDIVEGESVDIVADATDIPSGIGPFDVVIMQAVPEHVANYQALFSEAKRMLVEGGYLYVEMPFLQGFHADPDDYWRMTLPGLKHQVKDMRIIESGVSSGPISALVWIITDLFSSLTGYKKLNMCIRFLLRWIFSPFRYIDLLISETNASSRLAAEYYILAQKITPYK; encoded by the coding sequence ATGGCCAAATTTAGTAAATCTAAGGGTGGTGGGTATGGAAATATTTTGCAGAATTTATTTAAAAATAAGTATTTAAATCGTTTTGTAGAATATATTTATCCTCCCGCCCCAATAGTCAATTGCATACCAAAAAAAAAAATAAATAAAATTAGAGAATCTATATTTAAGTCTGAAAATAAAATTTTAGATATTGGTAGTGGAATAAGGAGGGGTGTTGGCGCACGAATCTGGAGGGGTGGTGCAAGTGAAAATTGTCAAGTAGTCACACTTGATATAGTGGAGGGTGAGTCGGTTGATATTGTTGCAGATGCTACAGATATACCATCTGGCATTGGTCCTTTCGATGTAGTTATCATGCAAGCAGTACCAGAGCATGTAGCGAACTACCAAGCATTATTTTCAGAGGCAAAGAGAATGCTAGTTGAGGGCGGATATCTCTATGTTGAGATGCCGTTTTTGCAAGGATTTCATGCTGATCCTGATGATTATTGGAGAATGACATTGCCAGGATTAAAGCATCAAGTAAAAGACATGAGGATAATCGAAAGCGGTGTAAGTAGTGGCCCAATTAGTGCTTTGGTTTGGATTATTACCGATTTATTTAGCTCATTAACCGGCTACAAAAAACTGAATATGTGCATACGATTTTTACTTAGATGGATTTTTTCACCATTTAGATATATTGATTTATTAATTTCTGAAACAAATGCATCTAGTCGGTTAGCTGCAGAATATTATATTTTGGCTCAAAAAATAACACCATATAAATAA
- the glf gene encoding UDP-galactopyranose mutase — translation MNKNQKKFAIVGAGFSGSIMAHELARDGHSVEVFESRDHLGGNCYTEKDSETGITIHKYGPHIFHTDNEKVWKYINSLCEMLPYTNRVKINRKNKIYSLPINLHTINQYFEQSLNPKEAKKFIEEKSDESITNPQSFEEQALAFLGRDLYEAFFEGYTLKQWGVDPKNLPASILKRLPVRFNYDDNYFNHKFQGMPKDGYTDIFGKLLNHKNIKINLNSRFNVRDNIDKFDHIFYTGPLDAYFNYELGRLGYRTLDFKEERVDGDYQGCAVMNYADKEVPYTRISEHKYFTPWESHSKSIVYKEYSRQCEEEDIPYYPIRLLKDKDLLDAYIKKARLSQKVSFLGRLGTYRYLDMDKTIEEALDAAEKTKAMLKEDLKLPIFFISIE, via the coding sequence ATGAATAAAAATCAAAAAAAATTTGCAATCGTTGGAGCTGGATTTAGTGGTTCGATTATGGCTCATGAGCTTGCAAGGGATGGTCATTCGGTAGAAGTATTTGAAAGCAGGGATCATTTAGGTGGAAATTGCTACACAGAAAAAGATTCTGAAACGGGTATAACAATACACAAATACGGTCCCCATATATTTCATACAGACAATGAAAAAGTATGGAAGTACATCAACTCATTATGTGAAATGTTGCCATATACCAATAGGGTAAAAATAAATAGAAAAAACAAGATTTATTCTTTACCAATAAATCTACATACGATTAATCAGTATTTTGAACAGTCATTGAATCCTAAAGAAGCAAAAAAATTTATAGAAGAAAAGTCAGATGAAAGCATAACAAATCCTCAAAGTTTTGAAGAGCAGGCTTTAGCTTTTCTAGGAAGAGATTTATACGAAGCTTTTTTTGAAGGGTATACATTGAAGCAATGGGGAGTAGATCCTAAAAATTTACCTGCTAGCATATTAAAACGACTTCCAGTGAGATTTAATTATGATGATAATTACTTCAATCATAAGTTTCAAGGGATGCCAAAGGATGGGTATACAGATATTTTTGGGAAGCTCTTAAACCATAAAAATATAAAAATTAATTTAAATAGTAGATTTAATGTTCGAGATAATATTGACAAATTCGATCATATTTTCTATACCGGCCCTCTGGATGCATACTTTAATTATGAGCTTGGAAGGCTTGGTTATAGAACCCTAGATTTCAAAGAGGAAAGGGTGGATGGTGATTATCAAGGCTGCGCAGTTATGAATTATGCAGATAAGGAAGTTCCTTACACTAGGATATCAGAGCATAAATATTTTACTCCCTGGGAAAGTCATAGTAAAAGCATAGTTTACAAAGAGTACTCTAGACAATGTGAAGAAGAGGATATTCCATACTATCCAATAAGGCTTTTGAAGGACAAGGATCTGCTTGATGCTTACATTAAAAAAGCTAGACTGAGTCAGAAAGTAAGTTTTTTAGGAAGACTTGGTACATATAGATATCTAGATATGGATAAAACAATAGAGGAAGCTCTTGATGCTGCCGAAAAAACAAAAGCAATGTTGAAAGAAGATTTAAAGTTGCCTATTTTTTTCATCAGTATTGAATAG